The DNA sequence TTGGGCGAAGGCAAGGGCGAGGTGACCGAGCAGAATGTGGTTCCCCTGCCCCGAACAGCCGGCGGCGAGTATGAGGCCCTGGACTGGCGGCAGCGAGAAGTCGGAGTAGTCCTCGTCGTCTGCTGGCATGCAGTCGTCCTTCGAGAGGAAGAACATGCCTGCTTCAGCCGTATTGAGGACGTGTAGGCCGAGTTCTGCAGGATCGCGGACTCGGAAGGCCAAATCTCCGTCAGCCTCGGTTTCGACCGGTCCGCAGAACGTCTCCAGCCACGGGATCAGACCAGCTCGTATCTCTTCGAAGATGCGGTACTCGAAGAGCCACAGTCCCACTGCCGGTCCCGCCATGATGCCCCCCATGCGCGGCCCAGTGCCGACGTAGCCAGATCCTGGCTGGTGGTGAAGCAGCAGAATGGGTCCCGCGGGTAGGACAAGGTCATGTGGAACGAGTAGACCCTCGGGATCCCGACGTGGGCGAGGATCTTGCCCACGTCTCCCCAGTCGACCTGGGCCTGTGCTCCGGGGACCACTTCGAACCTGCGGTGGAGGCCGGCGAGCTCGCCTGGGCTGATGCCCAGTTCTTCCGCGACTCGGGGCCGGGCCTCCTGCATATAGAGCTTCACCCGCTGGTAGTTGCCGGTGAAGCCGTATTCCGCCCCCAGCCGTTCGTGGACCACGGCCCCTTTGACCAGGATCTCCGACCGCAGCATCGCGTCGATCAGTGGCGCAACCTCGTCCGCCATCCGTCCACGAGCGTGCACGCTCGATGACCGGCGAGGCGGAGCGATCGGGGCTCGGGCGGTCAGGTATTTGCCGACCGTGCGGCGGTTGAGTCCCGTCTCCTTCGCGATCTCGGACAAGCTCATCGCACCGGACTCGAACAGCCCGCGAAAGCGTCGAAGCTCCATCCATCGCTGCGGGTCCAAGACCACGGTGAGCCGCCCTCCGCCACCTCGAACAGGCCAGCAGCACGCTTCCCAGCAGCATCCCTCAGCACGTCAAGAACTGGGCACGTTCATGTGTACGCCGACAGCAGCTCGCCCCGCTCTTCTGGATCTCCCCGACCCCTGCCTCCCAGGTCATCCAGCGTCTGCGGCCCTTACAGGACAACGCCGAACACCGACGAGCGCAGGCCCGCGTCGAGCACACCGACGCCCGCATGAAGAACTGGAGGACCGCCGAAGCCCCACATCTCGGAGAGGACGATCCCCTCGGTCTCGGCCAGACGCCGCCGGAACGCGGCAAAGTCATCGACGACGGCAAGTGGGCACCGGGCTCCTCGTCCCGTACCGACGCGAGCGCGGCCAGACCGAACTCCCGGACTGGAAGCAGGACGACAACCTGTCGGGCACTGTCTGGGGCGGTAGTCGTTGCCGCTAGGACCGGCGGGCGTGTCCCGATAGGGGCCTTCGCGAGAGGCGCCGTTACGGTCCTGACCGCCCTGACAGATCCAGTGATGGCCGACCCGCTGGACCAAGGCAACCCCGACATCGTGTTGGGTGTCGACACGCACAAGGACGTCCACGCTGCCGCCCTGGTCACGGCCGCCGGCGCCTTCGTCGAGAGCCGGAGCTTTCCGACGACCGCCGAGGGATACGAACAGTTACTGGACTGGGCCCGGACACTGGGCCACCTCAGCCGGGCCGGGTGGAGTGCACGGGCTCAAACGGCGCCGCCCTCAGCCGGTATCTGCAGGTCAGGGCATCACCGTCTTCGAGGTGAACCAGCCCGACAGAGCCACCCGCCGACGCCGCGGCAAGAGCGACATCGTCTATGCCGAGGCTGCAGCCCGCGCAGTGACCACCGGCAGGGCGACCGCCACCCCGAGCTCCGCGCGTCTCTGGCCGGCCTGAGCAACCCCAAACTGATACGCGCTTGCGCCGGGCTCGACAGCTCGGCCGCCTCCGGAACGGCAAGCGCCGCCGCCGCCCACACGCTCAAACTGCTGGCCCGACGGATCCAGCACCTCACCAACGAGATCGAAGATCTCACCACGCGGATCAGAGACGTCATCCCGCAGCACAATCCGCAACTCCTGGCCTGCTACGGCGTCGGCCCCGACACCGCCGCGACGCTACTGCCAGCAGCGGGTGGCAACCCCGAACGCCTCCGCAGCAAGGCCTAGTTCGCAGCCCTCTGCGGCGTCAGCCCAGTCGAAGCCTCCTCTGGGAAAGCCCAGCGTCCGCGCCTCAACCGGGGCGGAAACCGCCAAGCCAACTCCGTCCTGGCGGCTTGACATCCGTAGGGGCATCAAGCGGGCGGGCCTGCTCTTCCACGGGACGGTCACGGTCGCGGCGCTCCGACTGTGGCTCCGCCCGTGACCACCGCATCCTCGGCTATACCCCTTCCGGGACCAGGACGCCGAGCTCGACTTCCTCGAAAACACGTGACCACCAGGCTTCGTCATCCTCGAACACCTTCGGATCGCTCTGCCGGGCCCGCTCCATCACGTCTTCGACGTAGACCTCGTAGCCGTCGTCCGCATCGCTCTTTCCCGAGCAGGCGAACGCCTCCCACACCTCCAGGACGTTCTACAGGCCAGCAACCGAAGAGTTGACCAGCCCCTACCGCTCGCCCCCATCGCCTTCATAGCCGCGGACCATCCACACTTCACCACTGTCGATCAGCCGCCAGTACGTGTTGACGCCGTCCTCGAACGCACCGAGGAACGCGGCCCGGCCCGGCGGGAGGTCGCGGACATCCAGCTCCCGACCCGAGTCCCGCACGAACATGCGCTTGCAGTCGGCCGGCAAACCTCGCTCGACCAGCCCGGGGCCAAGGAATTGGAGTGACTCTCCGTCGGGCAACCGCAGCTCGCACCGATCCATGAGGAGGAGCTCCAGGGCGTTCGACAGGGGTGGTCTCGAACCTTGCCGACATTCCGCGAGGGGTTGAATCCGCCAGGAGGCCACGGACCCCTGGCACTTGGTTGTCGTCCAGGTAGACCCCGGCTCCAAATCCGGATGCGGCAGGACCGCTCCCTCTGCGATAGTCCCGGGCTGTGAACAGTACTGAGCCGGTGATTCGGCGTGCGATGGGCTCTGATGCCGCCGACATGGCCGGCACGTGGCTGCGTTCCTTCAGGGCCGCGCTGCCGACAGTGCATCTTGCGCACG is a window from the Streptomyces sp. NBC_01244 genome containing:
- a CDS encoding DUF6368 family protein; this encodes MGLWLFEYRIFEEIRAGLIPWLETFCGPVETEADGDLAFRVRDPAELGLHVLNTAEAGMFFLSKDDCMPADDEDYSDFSLPPVQGLILAAGCSGQGNHILLGHLALAFAQRLHAMIDFDGVLGFTPGDRAEEAADLARARALVASLPGTVREVSYDTGGGDRWIRHVGDLQFLSAWLQHPDFRLVK